From Peromyscus maniculatus bairdii isolate BWxNUB_F1_BW_parent chromosome 19, HU_Pman_BW_mat_3.1, whole genome shotgun sequence, the proteins below share one genomic window:
- the Timm21 gene encoding mitochondrial import inner membrane translocase subunit Tim21, which translates to MICAFLRVVQHVEKLPASWGRQLLPHSMLTKASLKTQPLRWGLLEQKKTVRPRTVWGFTQKTFWTQGPDPQKAKEDSSKQVSISRNQRGETSVSTSQKVKEAGRDFTYLVVVLFGVSITGGLFYTIFKELFSSSSPNIIYGKALEKCRTHPEVISVFGEPVKGYGEMSRRGRRQHVSFIEYAKNGLKRIRVKFYIEGSEPGKHGTVHAEVEENPQSGRFEFRYVFVEVAPTRSIVVEDNRSQES; encoded by the exons ATGATTTGTGCTTTTCTACGAGTTGTGCAGCATGTGGAGAAGCTGCCCGCGTCCTGGGGCAGGCAGTTGTTGCCACACTCTATGCTCACCAAAGCTTCCTTGAAGACTCAGCCTTTGAGGTGGGGGCTGCTAGAGCAGAAGAAAACAGTGCGTCCTAGAACTGTGTGGGGGTTCACCCAGAAAACCTTCTGGACGCAAGGACCGGACCCCCAGAAAGCAAAGGAGGACAGCAGCAAGCAAGTCTCTATTAGCAGAAATCAGAGAGGGGAAACGAGCGTCTCGACGTCTCAGAAAG tgaAAGAAGCTGGAAGAGACTTCACCTACTTGGTAGTGGTGCTCTTCGGAGTCAGCATTACAG GTGGCTTGTTCTACACGATTTTCAAAGAGCTGTTTTCTTCATCCAGTCCTAATATCATATATGGGAAAGCCTTAGAAAAATGCAGAACACATCCCGAG GTGATCAGTGTGTTTGGGGAGCCTGTTAAAGGCTACGGGGAAATGTCGAGACGTGGGCGGAGACAGCATGTCAG TTTTATTGAATATGCAAAGAATGGGCTAAAGCGCATCCGTGTGAAATTCTACATTGAGGGCTCTGAACCAGGAAAGCACGGAACAGTGCATGCTGAAGTGGAAGAG AACCCACAGAGTGGCCGGTTTGAATTTCGATACGTATTTGTGGAAGTGGCTCCGACTAGATCTATTGTTGTTGAAGATAATCGTTCCCAAGAGAGTTAA